ATTGAAGTCTCCACCGAGTGGGATGCCTCAGCCATCTACATCATCACAGCGGAAGTTCATGTGCTTGCTGGTGTGACTCTGACCGTTGCCGATGGCACGGAGATTCGCATCGTAAACGGGCGTCAACTTCCGTCTCAGTTAGGTAGCAATGCCTTGGTTTTTGATTCCGGATCGCGGCTCAAAGCCGGGACCATGCGTGTGATGGCCGCCGACGCCAAGGGTGAGCCCGAGGCTGTCGCTGATAATGCTGGCATTTGGTTCCTAGGTTCATGGCGGGCAGCCTCTAAGGACGGTCTGGAGGTCACAGCGGTAGGCTCTTCTCACCACTCGCGGTTTCAGGCAGAGGCGATCGAGACTTCCTACCTTGGGCGCCCGGATCGAGATCCTACAGGTCGTCACTATCCGGGAGGTGACGATGACGCTGAGTTTGGTGACGACATCGACGGTATCTCAATCCTTGGCGTTGGGCCGACAGAATGGCGCGTAAACGCTGTAAGTAGTTTAGCCTCAGGTGACGATGGATTTGATGTGACAAATTCCACCATCGCCATGGACACTTTAACCGTCGATGCGCCGACAGAGGACGGGATGAATATCTCGTCCAGCAACGTCGCGATCAGTCGGCAGCTTTCTATTGATATGACTCGGTCAAAGTCGGCTGATCGTGGGTTATTTGATCTCGAAGTGGACGACGGCCCTAGTCGGGTCATCATGCGTAAAAATAGTCGTGCAAATCTCAGTGGCTATTTCGGTGATGAGCTAGTCATTGAATCGTCGGATATGCCGATGCCTAGGGAGGGACGTTTTTTTCGCTTCACAGGCGCCATGGAAACCGGAAGTACCGAGGTTTACTTGAACGATGAAATGAATCCCCAGACTGTTGGTAGGGTGAATTCAGGCCAATGATGCGTGCCCGTCCAGGGGCAGAACCAGGCTGGATAATCTTGCTGGCATCCTGAAATTAGTTGGCATTCTCCCATTTTGACGGCACCGAAATTAATGTTGGCACTGCATCCATTAGCCCTAGCGTAAGCGCTGATAGATTGCTGGCCAAAGTAATAGCCGACATTTGGATCACTCGTGCCGTGGATCACCATTGCTGGAATCTTGGCGCCGCCACCGCCACCTGCCACGGCGATGACGGCGCGAACTGCTTGGGTGCGGAGGCTGGCTAGTCCGTTCACAAAAAATCCGCCGTTGCTAAAACCATGTACAAACACGCGGTTCGTGTCGATACAGTAAAGGCTGCTCGTGGCGCGGACAATTTCGTCAAAGAACAGAACGTCAGGGCTGGACCCGCTAGAAGCGTTCCAACCGCCACCGAGGGCATTGGGGTAGATAAAAATGGCTTCATCCCCAGCCATGGCCTCAACTAAAGGCCACTTGTGGTGGACACGCGGTGAATTACCGTCCAAGCCGAAGCCGTGGTAGCCGATGACAAGGGCGTGTTTGCGATTCTTGTCATATTGAGCGTTGACAACGCGAAGGAACGACCGCGGGGTCGCGCCGACGCGAACCGTTACGCTGCGAAGTCCTAGGTCCTCACCTGGTACGCCGCAACCCGCACTTCCGGCTTGGGGAACCTCGGGAGCGGCTGGCGAACTGGCGGAGGTCGGAGCTGGCGGGTTTTCATCCTTTTCGGGCACGATTTTTGGAATCTCGACAGCATGATCGGTCTGACGCGCTGCATTGGAAGTTTGTTGGGTCTGGAGGGTCGGGGAGCCACTCGCATTGCGCTCCGTGCCTCTAGTGCCGCAAGCCATGACAGGTAGTAAAAGGCAGTAAGCTAGCGCGCCACGGCTGAAAGTCGAAAGCTTCGTCATAAGGCACCCCAGACCGGTAGTTGGTTATGGTTTAGCTATCGGTATGTGGATCAGGGGGCTTTAGTGGCGCGGGGAATGAATTTAACACACTAAGATAATTGGAATAGTTGGATTACCTGGCGATAAACATAAAGTTTTAATTGATGCATTCTATGTCAGATCATAAGGTGGTAATACCCCGAAATCTGTTTCTACTTCGGTTCCAAAACGTGCGCGGAACTTTGCTGACCCCCTCTATGAGGATCGGATAAATGTGTGGGATTGTTGGTATCTCCAAATTAAATGGCGAGCGAGCCAGTGTAGACGACATTAAGGCTATGTCTTCGGTGCTGGTGCATCGTGGGCCCGACGAGGCGGGGTATGCCCTCGTCAACGGAGGAGCAACAGGATTTGGGCATCTGCGTCTCAGCATCATCGATCTGGTAAGCGGCCAGCAACCTCTTTACAACGACGACCATTCGCTGTGTCTCGTCTTTAATGGCGAGATTTACGACTATAAGGCTATTCGCCAATCTTTGGAAAAGCAGGGACATAAGTTTCGTACCACCAGCGACTCTGAGGTGCTGCTGAAGCTCTACGAGGTGCATGGCCTCGATTTTCTTGAGCATATTAACGGCGAGTTCGCCTTTCTGATTTGGGATCAGCGGCGCCGTCGCCTCGTGGCAGCGCGAGATCGTGCCGGTGTTAAACCTCTTTTTTACTACAAAACGTCTAGCGAAGTTATATTTGCATCCGAGGCCAAGGCCATTTTGGCGCTCCCCCGCGTTGAGAGCAGTCTCTCGACTAAATATCTGACGGGCCCGCTCTTTGGTGTGTTGCCGGCTGATAATTCCCAGTTTACTGGGATTAACTGCCTGCCACCAGGTAACTTGATGCTGATTGAGCATGGTGTCGCTGGGGAGCCCATGCCTTACTGGCAGTTCGATTGTGATATCGATCGCAGCCTCAGCCAGGAAGATGCCGAGAGAGAAGTGCTGCGCCTACTCCGCAAGGCTGTTGAACGCCGTATGGTGGCAGACGTTGACGTAGGTGTCTATCTTTCCGGTGGACTCGACTCGACGGTTGTTTGCGCCTTGATGGCCGAGCATGGACAGAAAGTCCGGGCTTTCAACATCGGCTTCGGTGGCAGTGTTTACGATGAGTCATCACTTTCTCGTCGTATCGCGGAGCATTACGGTGCGCGGTTTGATTCCCTCAACTGCAGTATGGACGCGATGAGTGAGAATTATCTCGCGACTATCTATCACACGGAGCTTGCGCTAGCTAACCCGAGTGCCATAGCCAAGCAAATGCTCTCCCGCAGTGTGCGGGAAGCAGGTGTGAAGGTGTGTTTGACGGGGGAGGGCGCTGACGAAGGATTTGGGGGGTACCCTTACTTCAAACTGGAGGCGCTCTGGGGCATGCTCATGTCGGAGCTACCTGCTGAACGTCGCCGCGCCAGAAAGTTGCTCAAACAGTTTGAGGCCACTGAATATCGGTCCCGTGGTGTACTGTGGGACAGTGATATGCCCTACAAGCGGGCACCATGGGTTCTAGGTTATCCAAGTTATCACCAAATTCGAGCTTACTATAGCCGCCGCTATGTGCCTCTGATTTTCAATCAAGATCGACTCAAACTTAACGGTAGCGACAGTCCGGACAAGATATTTGAACACCATTTTGCGAACGATCGCGTGCGGTCGCTGCATCCATTCAACGCGAGCAGAGTGATTTCCATGGCTCAGCTCTCCGGATATATCATCCCCACTTTGGGTGACCGAGTTGAGATGGCTCATTCCGTCGAATGCCGGACGCCCTTTCTGGATCGTGATTTGCTCAATTTTATCGCTCGCGTCCCGCCGGAATACTTTATCGATATCGATAAACTCAGGGAAAAAAGACTATTGCGAGCGGCCGTGGATCATTTGCTTCCGGATTTTGTCCGCCAGGAACATAAACATCCGTTCTTTTCTAACAACTGGCACGCATTCAGTAAAACATCTCGTGGCAGCGAGATTTTCAGTGATTTGATTGGCGCTAAGAACATCAACCAAACGGGCATGTTCAATGCTGGATTTATAAAATCAATGATGGCCATGTGGCGCGTCGCGCCCCAGTCGTCTAAATTCTTTAAGCGCGTTGACATATTTTTCGGATTTATTTTGGGATGTCAGGCGCTGCATCAGCAGTTTATCGCCAATCGACCCGTGGCTAATCGCAACTTCCGGATGATCGACCGTACGGCAAGGGCCGGTGCGGAGACGATGCGACCCACCGCCCGAGGGGGGCGTAACAAAGACCGTGGCGAGCCCATGCTGGAAGTGGCGTCCGTAGTTAGCATTGAATCAAAACTGGACGTCTGAGCTACCGACTAACGGTTGTTACTCGGTGGTTCGTTCAGGACGGTGGCGAGCATGACTGCTAATGGAGCATTCCAGTTGATGGCTACTTCATTGGACGCAAAACTGGCTCGCTCATCAAGATAGCATTTTTCAGGTAGGCAGGGGCCGTATTCTAGATGGTCTTCTTTGCGCTGATTGGGTCCCCCAATCAACATGCCAGGAATTGGTAACAGTTGTTCCGTAGCTCCGGAGATCCGGTGATGTGGGTGTCTGGGGCTAACGAAGCCGTGACCCGTTACCATGGACATGCTGAGAGCATTACGTCCAAATAAGTAATGGAGGATCTCATAAACACCATCCAGATATTTACGATCATGAGATAACTGGTATGCATAGGCCAACACGACGCCTTTATTCGCCGCAATGGAGTTGGAACCCCATACGAATTCAGCCCGATCCAGCGGTACTTTAAAAGGGTTGGTGGCTATTTGCTCAAGAATCGAGTTACCGTACTTTAGTAGTTCCATTCTGACGGCACCTACGTCAATGGGTGCAGCATTCTCGGGGGAACTAAGAATTGAAAAATAAGCGAGATTTGTGACCCCGGTAGTTGGCGGTTCGCCCATACCCCAGTCGGCAGGACCATGAATATCAGGTCTAGCCAAAAGTCTCTGGATATTGCTAAGACCGGAGATTTTCTTTTTCCCTGTTAGGTAATCTAAATAAAGCTTCTTGCCTGTTGATAGATACAATTCTGTCAGGGCCCAGAAGTACTCGTCCTCGTAACTACCACCGTCATAGTTGCCCGAACCGTCTTTGACGAGTGGGACTTTTTGGTTTGGATTCTTTAGGGCCCACGAAATAGCTTTAGTGGCGCGGACCAAACAGTCTTTGGCATAATCAGGATCCCAAGACTGATAGACACGTGCCGCCTGTGCCATAACAGCAGCAAAATTTAACGTCGCATTCGTTGCCTTTGGGAATAAGTATCGATCTTGGATGTCCCGTTCTGGGGCGACCATACCAGGCCAGTAAAGTCCTGCCACTTTACTGTAGACGCCCCCGTCTTTTTCATCCTGCATGGTTTTTAACCAATCTAGCTCGAATTTCACCTCATCCAACAAGTCGCTTTTGTTGTTCGTTGACTCTGGTATCGCAGAGCTATCACCAATTAAGTTTGGTGCAAAATGAGAGATGCTCAATAGAGTTGCAACGGTGATACCTGCATTTACGACATATTTGCCGTAATCGCCCGCGTCATACCAGCCACCCGGCGCTGCTCGTGTTGCACCGCTGTGCACAGGATAAAATTTTAGATTTAGGTCGGGATGGCCTAAGGGACGCGATCTTTGAGGCGCATGATCATCGCGGATAGCCACGGATGCTCTCTGGAAATAATAAAACCGCAAGACGTCCTTGAGCACCTTGGTGTACCCATCGGTGCCAACGTGCAGAGTTTGGGACGCAGGGTGTTCACCGATGGTAATAGCATAATCGCCCGGCATCATCGCTCCCTCGAACAATGCGCCCCACTTCTTAACGCCGGGGGACTCCCAAGATGTGATAGGAACCAGCTGGATGGTCATGGACGGCGACTGGTCCAGGAGCGGTTTAAGTGTCAAAGTTGCAGGTGGGGGAGCATCTGTAGTCTGGTTCACAACAAGAAACTTACCGCCAAGCGCCGGATAGCCCACCTGATCATAGCTAAGAGCAAATGACTGGTCGCCCTGCGGTTTAGTACCGTTCACTTGAGCAAAATGGGCGCAGTGGCAGAGTAAGGTGACTAAGAGGATAAAAAAACGCTTCCGCATCGTGAACCCTTGGTTTTTTTATCCATAATACCAGATTTTCCGGAATCCTTGACGAGGCAACTCAAAGTTAAGCCGCATCTCTGGATTTTTTCGGCGTACTGCCGTTAGGCATGGAGTCGCTCAACTGTTGCGACGCTGGGTCAGCTGTATCCGTAAAATAGGATGGCAGCTCCTGCTTGATAGAAGGAGCTAGTCGTTTCATGTCTTGGAGTTGGCTGATGACGTTGGCATTACCTTGGGTAAGCTGCATTTCGGCGTGATCATAGGCCTCAGACGCCCTGGTGAGGGACTTTTTGATGTCGTGGAAGTACTGCAGAAATTCGCGCACTTTATCAAATAAGAGCTCTGATCTCCGCACTAGCTGAGCTGTGCTACGACTGTGTTCTTCGAAGCGCCAGATTTGTTTTACTATGTTGAGGCAGGTGAGTAAGGTGGTTGGAGTGGCTACCAACACGTTCAGCTGCACCGACTCACTAAATAGATCTGGATCTGCCTTCACAGCCTCAACAAATGCCGATTCAATGGGTACAAATAAAATAACCACGTCCGGTGATTTGACGCCGTCTACCTTATGGTATTCACGGCTAGAGAGCTCATTGATACGATTTTTAAGCGCACTGACATGATCCTTGAGTGCTAGTTGCCTGTCGCCCTCAGAATTAGTGTTTACATAGCGCGTGTAGGCAGTTAGGGATAATTTTGCATCAATGATGATTTGGCGGTGTTCGGGAAGATTAACCACCACATCGGGTACGCGGAGGCCACTCTCGTGATGCATAGTCACAAAACGTTTGAAGTCACGGTCGCGAACTAGACCAGATCGCTCCAAGACACTGTCGAGTACTAACTCGCCCCAGTGGCCGTGCATCTTTTTCTGACCGTTGACGGCAAGGCTCAGCTCCTGAGCCTCTTTGGTAAACCTTATGTTCATCTCTTTCAGTGTCTCGAGTTCACGCCTAAGTTCACCCTGCTGCGTGGTCTGGCGAAAGTGGATGTCACTGACCTCGCGCTTAAACTGTTCCATCGAATGTTGGAACGGGCCGATGAGCGTGCCGAGGTTAGCGGTGTTCGTCTCGTGGAGGATCCTGACCTTGCTGTCAAGAATGTCGTTAGCCAGTAATCTAAATTGGTCGCTTAGTGCGCGTTTTTGGTCTTCAAACATGGTCAGGCGTTCGGAATGTTGCCGCTCGCGTTCTGCTAGCCTTGTCCTGAGCTCCGACTGTTCGGCAAGCAGTGCTTGATGGCGGCTCATAAGGTTGTCCATTTCGATACGCACTTCCGTCAAACGCTCTTCGGCACTGAGGTACTTATTGTGACTCTCGGCAGCCCGCACTTCGAATTCCATGGCGCGGTTGCTCAAATCACGGTTCAGATTGAATTGGTGTTCGTTTTGTAAGCGCTCGCGTTCGCATTTATCACGGAGTTCCGCTGCTGTGGTTTTTAATTGTTCGATGGTGACGTTTCGTTCGTCTAATTGCGTCTGCAGGGTGCTGTTTGTTTTCTCCGCGGCATGGCGCATCTCACGCTCTTGCATGAGTTTGTCATTGAGGCTACTCATTTCGGTGGTCGATTCGGATCGTGCCGTCTTCGCCGCCTCGGCCAGGATGGTGAGTCTCTGAACCTCAATCTGTGTCAGCTGCAACTGTTGCGTTAGGTTGCTAGCGTTGCTCTCCAGGTGGCCGTTTTTTTGCAGTACCTCTTCCAAGGCGTGCTGCGCATTCCGGTAGTCATTTTCCATGCGGAAGGCGCTCGAGCGTTTGAGGTTACTAGCAAGTAGGTAACCGACAACAAGGCTCAAGCTAATGCCCACCAAACCTAGTAGCAGCATTTCGACACTCATAAGAACTCCTGCCAAGTGCTCCCGACATGGGGCGCTCGCAAGGTCTTTCGGACGTAAACGGCCATGGCTTTAGCTCTAGTGAAAAAATATTTAAAATCTGTTTAAAATCTATTGGTATCGATAGTTATTGGTGAAAAAGAAAGCCCCCTCATCGGTGGAGGGGGCGCGTTATATTTGGTTCAGCGGCATCCTATCCGCGTCTGTATATTCGTGGCGAATTTGGCAAATTATTTCATTGCCTTAATGTGCTATTTGAATTTCAGCGAGCCGTCGTTTATTTAAACTTACGCCCGCGCCCACAATCTTAAGGTGGGCAACCCGCGTGTAATCGGGTGTGAGAGCACCAGTGCAGCATACGTACCTCCCAGCTTTTTGCTCTTGCGTGTCATTCACGTGAGAGTATCGGTTAGTTCGTCGTTACCCGGTTGAGGCATCCACAGCACAGCTGCTTCAGCTAAAGTAGCTACGGCGGGCATCCTCGCCTGGGTACTTCATCGTGCTGATTAGGACGCGTGTGCGTCATCATGTCCTACCTCCTACCTCATGAGCGCAGGCTATTCCCGAGGCGAATATCCGGTTTTCCTTCGCTGTTTTGTGCGGCCAGTTCACTGCTCCGCACGAGGTGCGTTCGTGAGTTTGTTTCATCGC
This portion of the Deltaproteobacteria bacterium genome encodes:
- the asnB gene encoding asparagine synthase (glutamine-hydrolyzing), which translates into the protein MCGIVGISKLNGERASVDDIKAMSSVLVHRGPDEAGYALVNGGATGFGHLRLSIIDLVSGQQPLYNDDHSLCLVFNGEIYDYKAIRQSLEKQGHKFRTTSDSEVLLKLYEVHGLDFLEHINGEFAFLIWDQRRRRLVAARDRAGVKPLFYYKTSSEVIFASEAKAILALPRVESSLSTKYLTGPLFGVLPADNSQFTGINCLPPGNLMLIEHGVAGEPMPYWQFDCDIDRSLSQEDAEREVLRLLRKAVERRMVADVDVGVYLSGGLDSTVVCALMAEHGQKVRAFNIGFGGSVYDESSLSRRIAEHYGARFDSLNCSMDAMSENYLATIYHTELALANPSAIAKQMLSRSVREAGVKVCLTGEGADEGFGGYPYFKLEALWGMLMSELPAERRRARKLLKQFEATEYRSRGVLWDSDMPYKRAPWVLGYPSYHQIRAYYSRRYVPLIFNQDRLKLNGSDSPDKIFEHHFANDRVRSLHPFNASRVISMAQLSGYIIPTLGDRVEMAHSVECRTPFLDRDLLNFIARVPPEYFIDIDKLREKRLLRAAVDHLLPDFVRQEHKHPFFSNNWHAFSKTSRGSEIFSDLIGAKNINQTGMFNAGFIKSMMAMWRVAPQSSKFFKRVDIFFGFILGCQALHQQFIANRPVANRNFRMIDRTARAGAETMRPTARGGRNKDRGEPMLEVASVVSIESKLDV
- the rmuC gene encoding DNA recombination protein RmuC — translated: MSVEMLLLGLVGISLSLVVGYLLASNLKRSSAFRMENDYRNAQHALEEVLQKNGHLESNASNLTQQLQLTQIEVQRLTILAEAAKTARSESTTEMSSLNDKLMQEREMRHAAEKTNSTLQTQLDERNVTIEQLKTTAAELRDKCERERLQNEHQFNLNRDLSNRAMEFEVRAAESHNKYLSAEERLTEVRIEMDNLMSRHQALLAEQSELRTRLAERERQHSERLTMFEDQKRALSDQFRLLANDILDSKVRILHETNTANLGTLIGPFQHSMEQFKREVSDIHFRQTTQQGELRRELETLKEMNIRFTKEAQELSLAVNGQKKMHGHWGELVLDSVLERSGLVRDRDFKRFVTMHHESGLRVPDVVVNLPEHRQIIIDAKLSLTAYTRYVNTNSEGDRQLALKDHVSALKNRINELSSREYHKVDGVKSPDVVILFVPIESAFVEAVKADPDLFSESVQLNVLVATPTTLLTCLNIVKQIWRFEEHSRSTAQLVRRSELLFDKVREFLQYFHDIKKSLTRASEAYDHAEMQLTQGNANVISQLQDMKRLAPSIKQELPSYFTDTADPASQQLSDSMPNGSTPKKSRDAA